cgacgagtaatttggaacggagggagtatgaagcaaTGGGCGCCGAGACAGAACCAACAAATGAATGATGCATACTTCGCTGATTGAGCACGGGCTTTTAGGGTATCCTTTTTCTGCTTGGCCTCTGCTATCTTGCTCTCAAGAAGCTACAGAATGACATATACATGTTTAAAAAAAGTTGAAAATAAAGCCAAAAATACAAATAGATAGTGTTCGCCCTGTGACACACATGGTCCCAGAAAAATACAAATTTGTATTCAGGAAAAGAGCATTCCTGCTGTTAAAACTAACAAACTCACCCTGGTATTTGAAACAAGATTGTCAACGACACTCTTCTGCTGATCAAGCTGGGCCTTTAAGGAGCTTGCGTTTTCCTAAGCACACAAACACGTAACAAGACTGTAACATGAATTTAGCATACGAATTAACATAAGTTGACATAAGATGTATATAGCACATACATGTATAATGCAAACATTCAATAGGATTTGTTTCTAATAGCAAGTTGCATGTACACTTTAGTAACGGTGTGACTGGGCAGACATTTGATCCAGCACACTAGACCTACATGATACTTACAGCATATGATTTACGCCGTTTAAGGGCTTCACGAGCAAGTTCCTCTTCGCCCTTTTGAAGAGCAAGTTGAGCCCTCCGGTACCTACATTTAAGAAAAATGGCATCGAGTGTAAAACAAACAGATGACAGGGGTAAATGTAAGCTTTTAGTTTCCCGTGACATTAACATTACCAATCAGCATCAGCTTGTTCGGCAGCTTTGTACTTGTTCTCGAGCCGCTTTTGAGATGCCAAGACCTTCCCCCAAAAAAAAAAATATGTTATCAGGTTGAATGCAAAAGAATATTGTACAATAGGCTTGTATTTCCATTTTACATCTATATGCATAGAGATCCAAACAAACAACCTGACAATACAAGAGGCAGCCAACTGTAACTGGTGAAATTTTAGGATTAACAGTAAACACAACAAACCTGTGCAGTGGCTTGCCGCATCTTTATTAAATCATCATTCATCTCCAAGACCGCTTGATCTAGGATCTTCTCAGGgtcttcaaatgaactcagaattgCATTTGCATAGGACTAGAAAAACCAACAAGGCACAAGCACTTAGTTAAATAAACACAAAACTATGCTACTGTGTAACGAAGTATTGACTGAAATGGCCTTACTCACCCTGACAACCCTAGTTAGTCTATCAAAGAGGTTACTCCGTATGGCGTTGCACTTAAATCTGTTGACATTTGATTGGCGTACTTGCACAGCTCGAAGAGAAACTGCAGAGGATGTAGCCAATTAGAGGTCATCAACATGGCCATTGGCTCATCGTTAAATAACTACAATATGCACTTCCATATGCTCTCTACTGCAACCATATTAATGTATGTTACCAGCATCAGTGACTGTCTGAGCATGTAAGCTAAGAAGATTAAGAGACATGATAAAATGTAAATATCTGG
The Triticum dicoccoides isolate Atlit2015 ecotype Zavitan chromosome 3A, WEW_v2.0, whole genome shotgun sequence genome window above contains:
- the LOC119269962 gene encoding probable membrane-associated 30 kDa protein, chloroplastic; the protein is MEIRAPPTSLRLATPPATASFRPAALRTSFLNGSVSLRAVQVRQSNVNRFKCNAIRSNLFDRLTRVVRSYANAILSSFEDPEKILDQAVLEMNDDLIKMRQATAQVLASQKRLENKYKAAEQADADWYRRAQLALQKGEEELAREALKRRKSYAENASSLKAQLDQQKSVVDNLVSNTRLLESKIAEAKQKKDTLKARAQSAKTATKVSEMLGNVNTSSALSAFEKMEEKVMTMESQAEALGQLGADDLEGKFAMLETTSVDDDLAQMRKELSGSSLKGELPPGRTTGSKSGSPFKDIEIEKELSELRKKAKEY